In Cygnus atratus isolate AKBS03 ecotype Queensland, Australia chromosome 5, CAtr_DNAZoo_HiC_assembly, whole genome shotgun sequence, a single window of DNA contains:
- the FADD gene encoding FAS-associated death domain protein isoform X1 yields the protein MDPFLTLLYSFSSSLSAGELRDLKFLCQDKIGKRKLESVQSGAELFNFLLEQQVISSHNVDFLKTMLMVIKREDLTTRLEHFVEEGEANVPDDQPDVNEKRLQKVAIEVICENVGRDWKMLMRKLGFSEVKMDRIIAANPLNLKEQLVQSLREWQKWKGKDAKVTDLIKALRDSNMNLVADLVEQKLMQLNIKTK from the exons ATGGACCCGTTTCTGACCCTGCTGTATTCCTTTTCCTCGAGCTTGTCGGCCGGGGAGCTGCGTGACCTGAAATTCCTCTGCCAGGACAAGATTGGGAAGAGGAAGCTTGAGTCTGTCCAAAGCGGCGCGGAGCTCTTCAACTTCCTCCTCGAGCAGCAGGTGATATCAAGCCACAATGTGGACTTTCTCAAAACGATGCTTATGGTCATTAAAAGAGAAGATTTGACCACACGGCTAGAACATTTTGTAGAGGAAGGAGAAGCTAATGTACCTGATGATCAACCAGATGTGAATGAAAAAC GTCTGCAGAAGGTAGCTATTGAAGTCATATGTGAAAATGTTGGGAGAGACTGGAAAATGCTGATGCGGAAACTTGgcttttctgaagtgaaaatgGACAGAATAATAGCAGCCAATCCCCTTAATTTGAAGGAACAATTGGTTCAGTCACTTCGAGAGTGGCAGAAATGGAAGGGGAAAGATGCAAAGGTGACTGACTTAATAAAAGCTCTTCGAGACAGTAACATGAACTTGGTGGCAGACCTAGTTGAACAGAAGCTCATGCAACTGAACATTAAAACCAAGTGA
- the FADD gene encoding FAS-associated death domain protein isoform X2 codes for MDPFLTLLYSFSSSLSAGELRDLKFLCQDKIGKRKLESVQSGAELFNFLLEQQVISSHNVDFLKTMLMVIKREDLTTRLEHFVEEGEANVPDDQPDVNEKRLQKVAIEVICENVGRDWKMLMRKLGFSEVKMDRIIAANPLNLKEQLVQSLREWQKWKGKDAKHSSLQDQAIPLCETIGG; via the exons ATGGACCCGTTTCTGACCCTGCTGTATTCCTTTTCCTCGAGCTTGTCGGCCGGGGAGCTGCGTGACCTGAAATTCCTCTGCCAGGACAAGATTGGGAAGAGGAAGCTTGAGTCTGTCCAAAGCGGCGCGGAGCTCTTCAACTTCCTCCTCGAGCAGCAGGTGATATCAAGCCACAATGTGGACTTTCTCAAAACGATGCTTATGGTCATTAAAAGAGAAGATTTGACCACACGGCTAGAACATTTTGTAGAGGAAGGAGAAGCTAATGTACCTGATGATCAACCAGATGTGAATGAAAAAC GTCTGCAGAAGGTAGCTATTGAAGTCATATGTGAAAATGTTGGGAGAGACTGGAAAATGCTGATGCGGAAACTTGgcttttctgaagtgaaaatgGACAGAATAATAGCAGCCAATCCCCTTAATTTGAAGGAACAATTGGTTCAGTCACTTCGAGAGTGGCAGAAATGGAAGGGGAAAGATGCAAAG CATTCAAGCCTTCAGGACCAGGCTATTCCTCTGTGTGAAACTATAGGAGGATAA